A stretch of Imperialibacter roseus DNA encodes these proteins:
- the odhB gene encoding 2-oxoglutarate dehydrogenase complex dihydrolipoyllysine-residue succinyltransferase: MSLEVKIPAVGESITEVTIAKWLKNDGDIVERDELLCELESDKATFELNAESAGKIKILVKEGETVEIGAVICSIDTDSAAPAKEEKKEEKSAPAKEATSTGETIEMHVPTVGESINEVTISSWVKKDGEIVQLDEVIAEIESDKATFELTAEATGKLQVIAKEGETLEIGALICKIEVMEGAVAKEEAKSPAPAAAPATSSSSSYAAGHASPAAAKLMAEKGLSASDVKATGVDGRITKEDAMKAEKSAAPKADAGKPAAPSYAAPQIGGGVSRGQRREKMTSLRKTISRRLVSVKNETAMLTTFNEVNMAPVMELRKKYKDSFKEKYEVGLGFMSFFTKAVTMALKEWPAVNAQIDGEEIVYNDYADVSIAVSTPKGLVVPVIRNAEALSFDQIEKEIVRLALKARDGKLSIDEMQGGTFTITNGGIFGSMLSTPIINAPQAAILGMHNIVERAVVENGQVVVRPIMYVALSYDHRIIDGRESVSFLVRVKQLLEDPSRLLLGV; this comes from the coding sequence ATGAGCCTTGAAGTTAAAATCCCTGCAGTAGGGGAATCGATAACCGAAGTAACCATTGCCAAGTGGTTAAAGAATGATGGTGACATTGTGGAGAGGGACGAACTTCTGTGTGAGCTGGAATCTGACAAAGCCACTTTCGAGCTAAACGCTGAGTCAGCCGGAAAAATAAAGATTTTGGTCAAAGAGGGAGAGACTGTTGAGATTGGTGCTGTTATATGCAGTATTGACACCGACAGTGCAGCTCCAGCGAAAGAAGAGAAAAAAGAAGAAAAGTCAGCGCCGGCTAAAGAGGCGACATCGACTGGCGAGACAATCGAAATGCATGTACCCACGGTTGGCGAGTCCATCAATGAGGTGACCATATCTTCGTGGGTCAAAAAAGACGGCGAAATTGTGCAGCTGGATGAAGTAATCGCTGAAATTGAATCTGACAAAGCCACTTTTGAACTCACCGCCGAGGCTACAGGCAAGCTTCAGGTGATTGCCAAGGAGGGTGAAACACTTGAGATAGGTGCTTTAATATGCAAAATTGAAGTAATGGAAGGTGCAGTTGCTAAAGAGGAGGCCAAAAGCCCTGCTCCGGCTGCTGCTCCTGCAACATCAAGCAGTTCATCTTATGCAGCTGGGCATGCCTCTCCCGCAGCGGCAAAGCTTATGGCAGAAAAAGGACTTTCTGCTTCCGATGTGAAAGCAACCGGAGTTGACGGGCGCATCACCAAGGAGGACGCTATGAAAGCGGAAAAATCGGCTGCTCCAAAAGCTGATGCTGGAAAGCCAGCGGCTCCATCCTATGCCGCACCTCAAATCGGTGGCGGTGTTTCAAGGGGACAGCGCAGAGAGAAGATGACTTCTCTTCGGAAGACTATTTCCAGAAGACTGGTTTCTGTGAAAAATGAAACAGCGATGCTCACCACCTTTAATGAGGTGAACATGGCGCCTGTGATGGAGTTGAGAAAAAAATACAAAGACAGCTTCAAGGAAAAATATGAAGTTGGTTTGGGCTTTATGTCATTCTTTACCAAGGCAGTTACGATGGCGTTGAAAGAGTGGCCTGCAGTAAATGCACAGATCGACGGAGAAGAAATTGTTTATAATGACTATGCTGATGTTTCGATTGCTGTATCCACGCCGAAAGGTCTTGTGGTGCCTGTGATAAGGAATGCCGAAGCACTCAGTTTCGATCAAATAGAAAAGGAAATAGTGAGGCTGGCATTGAAGGCCAGAGACGGAAAGTTGAGCATTGACGAAATGCAAGGCGGCACGTTCACCATCACCAATGGGGGTATTTTCGGCTCTATGCTTTCTACGCCTATTATTAATGCCCCCCAGGCAGCTATTTTGGGTATGCACAACATAGTAGAAAGGGCTGTCGTGGAAAACGGTCAGGTAGTGGTCAGGCCTATCATGTACGTGGCACTGTCCTACGACCACCGTATCATTGATGGTCGTGAGTCTGTTAGCTTCCTTGTACGAGTGAAGCAACTTCTCGAAGATCCAAGCAGGCTTCTTTTGGGAGTGTAA
- a CDS encoding 2-oxoglutarate dehydrogenase E1 component — MDKYSYIANAHSSYIDELYQSYKQDPESVDITWQKFFEGFEFSQSKYGENGHAAAASGGVSDKEIAVSNLIHAYRTRGHLKSKTNPVRERKDRKALLDLSDFGLSEADLDVEFQSGAAIGIGKATLRKIVESLKQIYEGAVGFEYMYIREPDILEWYKKKVEFDALNFNPSIDEKKRILRKLNEAVVFENFLHTKYVGQKRFSLEGGETTIAALDAIINKGAELGVQEVMIGMAHRGRLNVLANIMGKTYEQIFNEFEGNAATDQTMGDGDVKYHMGYSSQIVTPSGNTVDLRLAPNPSHLEAVDPLVEGFLRAKVDREFKNDATKVLPILIHGDAAVAGQGIVYEVVQMSKLDGYTTGGTIHFVINNQVGFTTDFDDARSSIYCTDVAKVIDSPVLHVNGDQPEAVIFCVNLAVEFRQKFQRDVFIDMVCYRRHGHNESDEPKFTQPSLYNIISKHPNPREVYNKHLIERGDVDAQLADKMDSEFRDLLQDRLNMVKQKPLPYQYSPMEKEWQELRISKPDDFENPPKTSVDQKVIDKVGKALTTIPKGFKPLKQIDKVLKQRTEMIFEDKSVNWATAELLAYGSLLLEKKIVRMTGQDVQRGTFSHRHSVLRDSVTNKPHNSLDHIEEGQEKFRIFNSLLSEFGVLGFEFGYAMANPNALVIWEAQFGDFANGAQVMTDQFIVPSYTKWQRMNGLVLLLPHGYEGQGPEHSNARPERFLQMCSGNNMFFCNLTTPANFFHMLRRQLVMPFRMPAVLMSPKSLFRHPLVMSPISDLTDGSFQEVIGDTEVKAKDVKKLILCTGKIYFDLLDERQKSNRKDVALVRVEQLHPFPRKKILAEINKYKGAKLVWAQEEPENMGAWTFLLRMFPEVRMELVSRKAAASPATGYYKLHNKEQEEIVQKAFA; from the coding sequence ATGGATAAATATTCCTATATCGCTAACGCACACTCGTCCTACATCGATGAACTATACCAAAGTTACAAACAAGATCCTGAGTCAGTAGACATTACCTGGCAGAAATTTTTCGAGGGTTTTGAGTTCTCTCAATCGAAGTATGGCGAAAATGGTCATGCCGCGGCTGCCTCAGGAGGAGTGTCGGACAAAGAGATCGCCGTTAGCAACCTTATTCATGCCTACAGAACACGTGGCCACCTTAAATCTAAAACTAATCCGGTAAGGGAAAGGAAGGATCGGAAGGCCCTGCTTGACCTTAGCGACTTTGGGTTGTCGGAAGCGGATCTTGATGTTGAATTTCAGTCAGGGGCGGCGATTGGTATTGGGAAAGCGACGTTAAGGAAAATTGTAGAATCTCTTAAACAGATTTACGAAGGTGCTGTTGGCTTCGAATATATGTATATCAGGGAGCCGGATATTTTGGAGTGGTATAAAAAGAAGGTTGAATTCGACGCTTTGAACTTTAATCCTTCTATTGATGAGAAAAAAAGGATACTCAGGAAGCTGAACGAGGCAGTTGTTTTCGAGAATTTCCTTCACACAAAATATGTTGGGCAGAAGAGGTTCTCTCTCGAGGGCGGCGAAACAACAATAGCAGCACTTGACGCCATAATTAATAAAGGAGCTGAACTGGGTGTGCAGGAAGTGATGATTGGCATGGCGCACCGGGGTAGGCTGAACGTGCTGGCCAATATCATGGGGAAAACCTATGAGCAGATATTCAATGAGTTTGAAGGGAATGCAGCCACCGACCAGACCATGGGCGATGGTGATGTAAAATACCATATGGGCTACTCCAGCCAGATAGTAACTCCATCAGGTAATACAGTAGATCTAAGGTTGGCGCCCAACCCATCTCACCTTGAGGCGGTTGATCCGTTAGTGGAAGGGTTTCTGAGAGCAAAGGTCGACCGGGAATTCAAAAACGATGCGACCAAGGTGCTTCCTATCCTTATTCATGGAGATGCGGCGGTGGCTGGTCAGGGTATAGTATACGAAGTGGTTCAAATGAGTAAGCTGGATGGTTATACCACAGGCGGCACCATTCACTTTGTTATCAATAACCAGGTAGGCTTTACGACAGACTTTGACGACGCCAGGTCCAGTATCTACTGTACGGATGTGGCTAAAGTAATCGACTCGCCAGTGCTTCACGTAAATGGTGATCAGCCGGAGGCAGTTATTTTCTGTGTTAATCTGGCAGTGGAGTTCAGACAGAAATTCCAGAGAGACGTGTTTATTGACATGGTGTGCTACCGTCGGCACGGGCATAACGAAAGTGATGAGCCAAAGTTCACCCAGCCATCACTCTATAATATTATATCAAAACATCCTAACCCACGAGAGGTGTACAACAAGCACCTGATAGAAAGAGGAGATGTAGATGCGCAACTGGCTGACAAAATGGATTCGGAGTTCAGAGACCTTTTGCAGGACAGACTCAACATGGTGAAGCAAAAGCCACTCCCTTATCAGTACTCCCCGATGGAAAAAGAGTGGCAGGAGTTGAGGATTTCAAAACCTGATGATTTTGAAAATCCGCCTAAAACTTCTGTTGATCAAAAAGTAATCGATAAAGTAGGCAAGGCCCTCACAACTATTCCAAAGGGCTTCAAGCCACTGAAGCAGATTGACAAAGTGCTGAAGCAACGCACCGAGATGATTTTCGAAGATAAGTCGGTCAACTGGGCAACTGCTGAACTACTGGCTTATGGGTCGCTGCTTCTTGAGAAAAAGATTGTCAGAATGACTGGCCAGGATGTGCAAAGGGGCACTTTTTCTCACAGGCACTCTGTGTTGCGTGACAGTGTCACTAATAAGCCCCACAATAGTTTGGATCACATTGAGGAAGGTCAGGAAAAGTTCAGAATTTTCAACTCATTGCTTTCAGAGTTTGGTGTGCTGGGCTTTGAGTTTGGTTATGCCATGGCCAATCCAAATGCGCTGGTTATTTGGGAGGCTCAGTTTGGTGACTTTGCTAACGGCGCCCAGGTAATGACCGATCAGTTTATTGTGCCGTCGTATACCAAGTGGCAGCGAATGAACGGCCTTGTGCTGTTATTGCCACATGGCTATGAGGGGCAGGGCCCGGAACATTCCAACGCCCGCCCGGAAAGATTCCTGCAGATGTGCTCAGGCAACAACATGTTCTTCTGTAACCTGACTACACCTGCCAATTTCTTCCACATGCTCCGCCGTCAGCTGGTGATGCCGTTCCGCATGCCAGCCGTGCTAATGTCTCCAAAGTCTTTGTTCCGTCATCCGCTAGTGATGTCGCCGATAAGCGACTTGACCGATGGTAGTTTCCAGGAAGTGATTGGCGACACAGAGGTAAAAGCGAAGGATGTTAAAAAGCTTATCCTGTGCACTGGCAAGATTTATTTTGACTTACTGGATGAACGCCAGAAAAGTAATAGAAAGGACGTTGCGCTTGTTCGTGTGGAGCAGCTTCATCCTTTCCCGAGAAAGAAAATCCTCGCAGAAATCAATAAATACAAAGGAGCCAAACTCGTGTGGGCCCAGGAGGAACCCGAAAATATGGGTGCCTGGACCTTCTTGTTGAGGATGTTCCCTGAAGTGAGAATGGAATTGGTTTCAAGAAAAGCAGCAGCCTCTCCTGCCACTGGCTACTACAAACTGCACAACAAAGAGCAGGAAGAGATTGTACAAAAAGCATTTGCATAA